In Desulfonatronum thiosulfatophilum, a single window of DNA contains:
- a CDS encoding PIG-L deacetylase family protein, with protein sequence MKSILVIAAHPDDETLGCGGTMARLAQEGKAVHVAYVADGVGSRIPTGLPDQQALAARRLAAANACTVLGAQLPRFGDYPDNRLDSVPLLEVVQYIEALICDHRPDTIFTHHCGDLNIDHQLVHKAVGTACRPQAGHPVTTLLFFETPSSTEWQTPGDAPAFTPNWFVDITDTLDLKIQAAQCYESELRPWPHPRSVQGIEHLARWRGATVGVDATEAFMLGRYRT encoded by the coding sequence ATGAAATCCATCCTCGTCATTGCCGCCCATCCTGACGATGAAACCCTTGGTTGCGGGGGGACCATGGCCCGGCTTGCACAGGAAGGCAAAGCGGTGCATGTCGCATATGTGGCAGACGGCGTAGGGTCAAGAATCCCGACCGGCTTGCCGGATCAGCAGGCACTCGCCGCCCGTCGACTGGCTGCGGCCAATGCCTGTACCGTTCTTGGTGCTCAGCTCCCACGTTTTGGTGATTATCCGGACAACAGGCTGGACAGCGTTCCTCTGCTGGAGGTCGTCCAGTACATTGAAGCCTTGATCTGCGACCATCGTCCGGACACCATCTTTACCCATCACTGCGGAGATTTGAATATTGATCATCAACTTGTTCACAAGGCGGTGGGCACTGCGTGCCGACCGCAAGCAGGTCACCCAGTAACCACCCTGTTGTTCTTTGAGACCCCTTCCAGCACTGAATGGCAAACCCCCGGGGATGCTCCGGCTTTTACCCCCAACTGGTTCGTGGACATCACAGATACGCTGGACCTGAAAATCCAGGCTGCTCAATGCTACGAGTCAGAGCTTCGGCCCTGGCCGCATCCAAGGTCTGTCCAGGGGATTGAGCATCTGGCCCGCTGGCGCGGGGCCACGGTGGGAGTGGATGCCACGGAAGCATTCATGCTTGGGAGATACCGGACATGA
- a CDS encoding type II toxin-antitoxin system Phd/YefM family antitoxin — translation MQTIYTDKIVSVTELKRNFSNVLNQAGNDPVAILNHNKAAAYLLSAEHYERLIDRLEDIEDAKLIKERSAGPFVEVNMDDL, via the coding sequence ATGCAAACCATTTATACCGATAAAATAGTCAGCGTCACAGAGTTGAAAAGAAATTTCTCCAACGTGCTCAACCAAGCCGGCAATGATCCAGTTGCGATTCTCAACCACAACAAGGCAGCAGCTTATCTTCTTTCCGCCGAGCACTATGAACGCCTGATCGATCGCCTCGAAGACATCGAGGATGCAAAACTCATAAAGGAGCGATCCGCCGGCCCTTTTGTGGAGGTGAACATGGATGATCTATAA
- a CDS encoding type II toxin-antitoxin system Phd/YefM family antitoxin — protein sequence MKEITSKDAKNQFGQFLDWAQREPVRVTKRGRSAGVFLSEEQFQRLRGSAWEQLAATMDAIRDQAEANGLTDDILTKLLDDES from the coding sequence ATGAAAGAAATCACTTCAAAAGACGCAAAGAATCAATTCGGGCAATTTTTGGATTGGGCGCAACGAGAGCCGGTCAGGGTCACCAAGCGAGGTCGTTCAGCCGGAGTTTTCCTGTCAGAGGAACAATTTCAGAGGTTGCGCGGGTCGGCATGGGAACAGCTTGCAGCGACCATGGACGCCATACGGGATCAAGCCGAGGCAAATGGGTTGACCGATGACATTTTGACCAAGCTCCTCGATGACGAAAGCTGA
- a CDS encoding GNAT family N-acetyltransferase, giving the protein MRNRNVSIRPASIDDCQDIFGIISDPDVIKATFKQKKIPLDEHKIWFQMALNNPGRFLFLIEDNDKNTLGMLRFDIQKKYADVSIVLNKASRGHGYGPQALNLGCNVIYQTTGVSDYRAYVRADNIPSCKAFTKAGFVHNGTTTIEGTEADIFVYTITDTSSNAV; this is encoded by the coding sequence ATGAGGAATAGAAACGTTTCTATCCGTCCCGCATCAATAGACGATTGCCAAGATATTTTTGGAATCATTTCAGATCCAGATGTTATAAAGGCGACATTCAAGCAAAAAAAAATACCATTGGATGAACACAAAATCTGGTTTCAAATGGCATTGAATAATCCTGGCCGGTTCTTGTTCCTTATTGAAGACAATGACAAAAATACTCTTGGAATGCTACGGTTCGATATTCAAAAAAAATATGCTGATGTGTCCATCGTGCTGAACAAAGCGAGTCGTGGTCATGGGTATGGTCCACAGGCTCTCAATCTGGGTTGCAATGTCATTTATCAAACAACAGGGGTTTCTGATTATCGTGCGTATGTAAGAGCTGATAATATCCCGTCCTGCAAGGCTTTTACCAAGGCTGGATTTGTTCACAATGGCACAACCACAATTGAGGGTACAGAGGCTGACATCTTTGTCTACACCATAACAGACACTTCATCAAATGCCGTATGA
- the pseF gene encoding pseudaminic acid cytidylyltransferase — MTSVAIIPARGGSKRIPRKNIKDFHGKPMIAYPISVALESRLFDRIIVSTDDEEIADVSMRYGAEVPFMRPKELADDYAGTNAVVRHCLEWLVEKNQKPEYACCIYATTPFLQEEYLRKGLELLKVSGKSFAFTVTTFPSPIQRSVRIRKDGALEAIFPEHVPKRSQDLEEAYHDAGQFYWGKSEAFLNRVALYSPESIPVILPRYLVHDIDTQEDWRMAELMYKALSFYENQ, encoded by the coding sequence ATGACAAGTGTAGCCATCATACCTGCCCGGGGCGGCTCAAAACGCATTCCCCGCAAGAACATCAAAGACTTTCACGGCAAGCCAATGATTGCCTACCCCATCTCGGTTGCCCTGGAGTCCAGGCTGTTTGACCGGATCATTGTGTCCACGGATGATGAGGAAATTGCGGACGTCTCGATGCGTTACGGGGCTGAAGTGCCGTTCATGCGACCCAAGGAGCTGGCCGACGACTATGCCGGAACAAATGCTGTTGTCAGGCATTGCCTTGAATGGCTTGTTGAGAAGAACCAGAAACCTGAATACGCCTGCTGCATCTATGCCACAACTCCATTCCTGCAGGAGGAGTATTTGCGAAAGGGGCTTGAATTGCTCAAGGTCAGCGGGAAGTCGTTTGCCTTTACCGTGACCACCTTTCCTTCACCCATCCAAAGGTCCGTGCGAATCAGGAAGGACGGAGCCCTGGAGGCCATCTTTCCTGAACATGTGCCCAAGCGTTCGCAAGATCTGGAGGAAGCCTATCATGACGCCGGCCAGTTCTACTGGGGGAAGTCTGAGGCGTTTCTGAACAGGGTTGCGCTTTATTCCCCTGAATCCATCCCAGTGATCCTTCCACGTTATCTTGTCCACGATATTGATACGCAGGAAGACTGGAGAATGGCGGAGTTGATGTACAAGGCCCTGAGTTTCTACGAAAATCAATAA
- a CDS encoding methyltransferase domain-containing protein — MTQSPNHLLIIDTYLLPRDFYHELANELPGLFILTFDDHGEKVGLPVLGIMNPGLGADQILYPGRWKPFSAIGPEYMPLPEECLQTGPHPRMSDQDRQEYPQNILLVMGASDPERQTERLTRILLAMTGSFHLHVVAGPHYGPPEALTALCASDQRARLHIAPKDFHRLAASCDLAIVGAGLTVAEMLHLGVPVVALALADNQMPTANGLEQRNLGVNLGRFDQKDDCQLAHEISRAMAMPERIREMAARGRGLFDGQGASRLAAHVLSAWLRYQGKHSSTDAVVSAYRQAFVHPEPYRKVLWGSAEGMENRYALALEILGSVQGETWLDVGSGTGDFFIYAVKKNQMPSIYCGVDLTEELTRYALERCTQIADIGTKFCCQDFMQPVPGEPFSLVTCLGVLQNCGVGLKKAVARLAELVAPGGRVLVSTKNLDWQAFDEPACIPCPEHLWYRTAQLREAFAGAGLEDIRITGYEPRSGRLLPAREAHSVFVSAERRSND, encoded by the coding sequence TTGACCCAGTCCCCAAACCATTTACTCATTATCGACACCTATCTTCTGCCTCGGGATTTTTATCATGAGCTGGCAAACGAGTTGCCGGGTTTGTTCATTCTGACTTTTGACGATCACGGCGAGAAGGTGGGATTGCCTGTGCTGGGCATTATGAACCCCGGACTTGGCGCTGATCAGATCCTCTATCCTGGTCGCTGGAAGCCCTTCAGCGCCATCGGTCCGGAATACATGCCCCTGCCTGAGGAATGTTTGCAGACAGGACCGCACCCGCGCATGTCAGACCAGGACAGACAGGAATACCCGCAAAATATTCTCCTGGTCATGGGGGCGTCCGACCCAGAGCGACAGACTGAACGGCTCACGCGCATTCTCCTGGCCATGACCGGCTCATTTCATCTGCATGTCGTGGCCGGTCCGCATTACGGTCCGCCTGAAGCACTAACGGCCCTATGCGCTTCTGATCAGCGGGCCAGGCTGCACATTGCTCCCAAAGATTTTCACCGGCTCGCGGCTTCCTGCGATCTGGCCATTGTGGGCGCGGGGTTGACGGTTGCCGAGATGCTTCACCTGGGGGTGCCGGTTGTCGCTCTGGCCTTGGCAGACAATCAGATGCCCACGGCCAATGGGCTGGAGCAGCGCAACCTGGGGGTGAATCTCGGGCGCTTTGATCAGAAGGATGATTGCCAACTGGCCCATGAGATTTCCAGGGCCATGGCCATGCCTGAACGTATACGCGAAATGGCGGCCAGGGGCCGCGGGTTGTTCGACGGCCAGGGCGCTTCCAGGCTTGCGGCCCATGTACTCTCAGCCTGGCTACGCTACCAGGGAAAACACTCCTCTACTGATGCCGTTGTTTCCGCGTACCGCCAGGCCTTTGTCCACCCTGAACCATACCGGAAAGTGCTCTGGGGTTCAGCGGAAGGCATGGAAAACCGGTATGCCCTGGCCCTGGAAATTCTTGGTTCGGTCCAGGGTGAAACATGGCTGGACGTGGGATCCGGCACAGGAGATTTTTTCATCTACGCAGTGAAAAAGAATCAGATGCCCTCTATCTATTGCGGCGTTGACCTCACCGAGGAGCTGACACGCTACGCTTTGGAGCGGTGCACACAGATCGCGGACATTGGCACCAAGTTTTGCTGTCAGGACTTCATGCAGCCTGTTCCAGGCGAACCGTTCTCGTTGGTCACCTGCCTTGGGGTACTCCAGAATTGCGGGGTCGGTTTAAAAAAGGCCGTTGCCCGCCTGGCCGAGTTGGTCGCACCGGGCGGCCGCGTCCTGGTTTCCACGAAGAACCTCGACTGGCAGGCCTTTGATGAGCCCGCATGCATCCCCTGCCCGGAGCATCTGTGGTACAGGACGGCGCAGTTGCGCGAGGCTTTTGCCGGGGCAGGCCTCGAGGATATCCGAATCACCGGCTATGAACCGCGTTCAGGCCGACTGCTCCCGGCACGCGAGGCGCACAGCGTTTTCGTGTCGGCAGAGAGGCGGAGCAATGATTGA
- a CDS encoding type II toxin-antitoxin system HicB family antitoxin, with protein MQYRAVIKQTEGWWIGWLIDLPGVNAQEKTREELMESLRIGAQEMLETNVPFEPGFIMEKLDVPEPEWA; from the coding sequence ATGCAATACAGGGCTGTTATTAAGCAAACAGAAGGGTGGTGGATTGGATGGCTTATTGATCTGCCAGGGGTCAATGCCCAGGAGAAAACCCGAGAAGAGCTTATGGAGTCTCTGCGCATTGGAGCCCAGGAAATGCTTGAGACAAATGTTCCGTTTGAACCGGGTTTCATCATGGAAAAGTTGGATGTACCGGAGCCAGAGTGGGCATGA
- a CDS encoding amidohydrolase family protein encodes MIDAHVYCLPPRLRQADVRLPASERSIQEAIHRHPEGPCALALSAPEAILASMDHSGIQRSVLVAFPWADPELCSQNNDYLLQTATENERFLAICSVQPTSPNALQEVIRVVNAGAVGIKVNPVWQKFALDDPRMDELALAVQSAQAFLMLHVDQPYKSSPASPAMLYALAGKHPGLRILAAHLGGLLGLSALHPPVARTLANVWYDTAVSSTLEIVRWYCQAGLADKVVLGTDFPFNHSHSQKQVVDGIRGLGLAPEQGMAIFKANFSRLARLDVDREVKAQP; translated from the coding sequence ATGATTGACGCTCATGTGTATTGCCTGCCGCCCCGGTTGCGTCAGGCGGACGTTCGCCTGCCGGCGAGCGAGCGGTCCATTCAGGAGGCAATTCATCGCCACCCTGAAGGCCCTTGCGCGCTTGCGCTTTCCGCGCCTGAAGCGATCCTGGCATCCATGGACCACTCGGGCATCCAGCGCTCCGTGCTGGTCGCGTTTCCCTGGGCCGATCCTGAACTGTGTAGCCAAAACAATGACTACCTTCTTCAAACGGCAACCGAAAATGAACGCTTCCTGGCCATTTGCTCGGTCCAGCCGACCAGCCCCAATGCGCTTCAGGAGGTGATCCGCGTGGTGAATGCCGGTGCCGTGGGCATCAAGGTCAATCCGGTCTGGCAGAAGTTTGCGCTGGATGATCCACGCATGGATGAGCTGGCCCTTGCCGTCCAGTCAGCCCAAGCCTTTTTGATGTTGCATGTGGATCAACCCTACAAATCCTCTCCAGCCTCGCCGGCAATGCTTTACGCCCTGGCCGGCAAACATCCGGGTCTGCGCATCCTGGCCGCTCATCTGGGGGGACTGCTGGGCCTGTCAGCCTTGCATCCGCCCGTGGCCCGGACCCTGGCCAATGTCTGGTACGACACTGCGGTATCCTCCACCCTGGAGATAGTTCGCTGGTACTGCCAGGCAGGTCTGGCCGACAAGGTGGTCCTGGGCACGGATTTTCCCTTCAATCACAGCCATAGTCAGAAGCAGGTGGTGGACGGAATCCGTGGTCTTGGGCTGGCCCCGGAACAGGGCATGGCGATTTTTAAAGCGAATTTTTCACGGTTGGCCAGACTGGATGTGGACCGGGAAGTAAAGGCGCAGCCATGA
- a CDS encoding type II toxin-antitoxin system HicA family toxin: MKRKALLKHLHNHGACLLREGSRHSIYQHGRRKTQVPRHAEIIDELARKICKDLDIPFVR, encoded by the coding sequence ATGAAAAGAAAAGCCTTGCTTAAACATCTGCATAACCATGGTGCGTGTCTCCTGCGTGAAGGTAGTCGGCACAGCATTTATCAGCATGGCCGTAGAAAGACGCAGGTGCCAAGACACGCGGAAATTATTGATGAATTGGCCCGAAAAATTTGTAAAGATTTAGATATCCCGTTCGTGAGGTAG
- a CDS encoding adenylyl-sulfate kinase: MVLWFTGLSGSGKSTIAHAVEERLHAMSRLTSIFDGDKVR, translated from the coding sequence ATGGTGCTTTGGTTCACAGGGCTGTCCGGGTCGGGCAAGTCCACCATAGCCCATGCCGTGGAGGAACGGCTGCATGCCATGAGCAGGCTGACCTCAATTTTTGACGGGGATAAAGTTCGTTGA
- the pseB gene encoding UDP-N-acetylglucosamine 4,6-dehydratase (inverting): MFEGKSILITGGTGSFGKAFIRTLLIKHKPRRIAVYSRDELKQFEMQQEFNAPEMRYFIGDVRDRERLIMAMRGVDFVVHAAALKQVPAAEYNPMECVKTNVYGAENVVHAALAHNVDKVIALSTDKAANPINLYGATKLCSDKLFVAANNLAGAHRTTFSVVRYGNVVGSRGSVVPYFKKLIDSGADHLPITHEQMTRFWITLDQGVDFVCNNFERMKGGEIFVPKIPSVRITDLAKAMAPDLPSKIVGIRPGEKLHEVMCPRDDSHLTVEFADHYVIKPTIKFYSKCNEFLTNKLNETGKPVDQGFEYNSGDNPHFLTVEQIREVNHLAGF, translated from the coding sequence ATGTTTGAAGGCAAGAGCATCTTGATTACCGGCGGGACGGGGTCGTTTGGCAAGGCTTTTATTAGAACGTTGCTGATCAAGCATAAGCCCCGCCGAATTGCCGTGTATTCCCGGGATGAACTCAAGCAGTTCGAGATGCAGCAAGAGTTCAATGCTCCAGAGATGCGCTACTTTATCGGCGATGTCCGTGACCGGGAACGCCTGATCATGGCCATGCGCGGGGTGGACTTCGTGGTCCATGCCGCTGCCCTGAAGCAGGTTCCGGCCGCGGAGTACAATCCCATGGAATGCGTAAAGACCAATGTCTACGGCGCGGAAAACGTGGTTCACGCGGCCCTGGCCCACAATGTGGACAAGGTCATTGCCCTGTCCACGGACAAGGCCGCCAATCCGATCAATCTTTACGGCGCGACCAAGCTCTGCTCGGACAAGCTGTTCGTGGCGGCCAACAATCTGGCCGGCGCTCATCGCACGACGTTCAGCGTGGTGCGCTACGGCAATGTTGTCGGGTCACGCGGTTCGGTGGTGCCGTATTTCAAGAAGCTGATCGATTCCGGCGCGGACCACTTGCCCATTACCCACGAACAAATGACCCGCTTCTGGATCACTCTGGACCAGGGCGTGGATTTTGTGTGCAACAACTTTGAGCGAATGAAGGGCGGCGAGATTTTCGTGCCCAAAATCCCCTCGGTGCGCATCACGGACCTGGCCAAGGCAATGGCTCCGGATCTGCCCAGCAAGATCGTCGGCATCCGGCCCGGCGAAAAACTGCACGAGGTGATGTGTCCCAGGGACGATTCCCACTTGACCGTTGAGTTTGCGGACCATTATGTTATAAAGCCGACCATTAAATTCTACAGCAAATGCAACGAGTTTTTGACCAACAAGCTGAACGAAACCGGAAAACCCGTGGATCAAGGCTTTGAATACAATTCCGGAGATAATCCGCATTTCCTGACCGTTGAACAAATCCGTGAAGTCAATCATTTGGCCGGGTTTTGA
- a CDS encoding WbqC family protein, translated as MTIVSGHQPAYLPWLGLLHKASLCDIFVYMDDVQFLDRDFIHRNRIVATDGNVIWLTVPVDRRNSSSLRISDIRIKDDQGKNSWRYKHWASLKTCYGKTKYFKEYAPFFEWLYLENTWQRLADLNLAILRKAFEWFEIQASIVVGSALNFSGKKSDLVLDHCRRFNANTVVTGTHGKDYIIRQDFEKLGIKVFFQDYKHPEYSQRIRQDFVPCLSFVDLLFNHGADSAFFMIKENVCKREIESWTQATT; from the coding sequence ATGACCATTGTCAGTGGCCATCAACCCGCATATCTGCCCTGGCTGGGTCTGCTGCACAAGGCCAGCCTGTGCGACATTTTCGTGTACATGGATGATGTCCAGTTCCTGGATCGGGATTTTATTCACCGCAACCGGATAGTCGCCACTGATGGCAATGTCATTTGGCTGACTGTACCAGTTGACCGCAGGAATTCATCTTCTCTAAGAATAAGCGATATCCGCATAAAGGATGACCAGGGCAAAAACTCCTGGAGATATAAGCACTGGGCAAGTCTTAAGACCTGCTATGGCAAGACAAAATACTTCAAAGAATATGCGCCTTTTTTTGAATGGCTCTACCTGGAGAACACCTGGCAGCGTCTTGCGGATCTCAACCTGGCCATTCTTAGAAAAGCCTTTGAGTGGTTTGAAATCCAGGCAAGCATTGTCGTCGGTTCGGCCTTGAATTTTTCGGGGAAAAAATCCGATCTGGTCCTGGATCACTGTCGGCGCTTCAATGCCAACACCGTGGTCACGGGCACCCACGGAAAAGATTACATTATTCGTCAGGACTTTGAAAAACTTGGGATAAAGGTCTTCTTCCAGGACTACAAGCATCCGGAATACAGCCAGAGGATAAGGCAGGATTTTGTTCCCTGTCTGTCCTTCGTCGACCTGCTCTTTAATCATGGCGCGGATTCTGCATTTTTTATGATAAAAGAAAATGTATGCAAAAGAGAAATAGAATCATGGACTCAGGCCACAACATAA
- a CDS encoding putative toxin-antitoxin system toxin component, PIN family has product MTKAERFVIDSNVLISAALRASGPPAGLLEALHRSTAVLLFSHETQAELVSRLMKNKFDRYVSVPMRQRFLAQLDAVSEYVPIVNRPMGCRDPEDDIFLETAVNGNADCLITGDKDLLAMHPFQGIPILLPAQGLMLFFSG; this is encoded by the coding sequence ATGACGAAAGCTGAACGATTTGTCATCGACAGCAACGTGCTGATCAGCGCGGCATTGCGAGCATCAGGTCCGCCGGCAGGCCTGCTTGAAGCGTTGCACAGATCAACCGCGGTGCTTCTTTTTTCCCATGAAACCCAGGCCGAACTCGTCAGCCGACTCATGAAAAACAAGTTTGATCGGTATGTGTCAGTGCCAATGAGACAGCGTTTTTTGGCCCAGTTGGACGCGGTTTCCGAGTACGTACCCATTGTCAACAGGCCCATGGGATGCCGGGACCCGGAAGATGACATATTTCTTGAAACCGCGGTCAATGGAAATGCAGATTGCCTGATCACCGGCGACAAGGACCTGCTGGCCATGCATCCTTTTCAAGGCATCCCAATATTGCTTCCAGCCCAAGGCTTGATGCTCTTCTTCTCTGGATGA
- a CDS encoding N-acetylneuraminate synthase family protein, with product MQKRNRIMDSGHNIKPIQIENRLIGPGHPVFIIAEIGVNHNGDKVLAKRTIEAAARAGADCVKFQTWRTEEFMADRDLEYEYVSGGGLVKEKMYDMFKRLELPLQWHQELFDHARNLGLVPLTSVADPLSTDAALEAGVKALKLASEDLINLPLLEYVAAKDVPLILSTGMADEIEIKDALEIMKHYHALSRTIFLHCVSLYPTKDGEANLLRMQAIQEVTGCIPGYSDHTIGPEACLGAVALGACVLEKHFTLDKGLPGPDHAMSADPKELMRLVSMIRRIDNMLGQKILQLSEREAEVRNTFRRSIVAARDLLAGERLKAEDLSLKRPGYGMQPRNLSNIIGKKIMCNIKKNERIVLNFFDDEYGE from the coding sequence ATGCAAAAGAGAAATAGAATCATGGACTCAGGCCACAACATAAAACCAATCCAAATCGAAAATCGCCTCATCGGCCCGGGCCATCCGGTGTTCATCATTGCCGAGATCGGGGTGAATCATAACGGGGACAAGGTCCTGGCCAAGCGGACCATTGAAGCCGCTGCCCGGGCCGGGGCTGATTGCGTCAAGTTTCAGACATGGCGGACCGAGGAGTTCATGGCTGACCGGGATTTGGAGTATGAGTATGTCTCTGGGGGAGGGCTGGTCAAAGAAAAAATGTACGACATGTTCAAGCGGCTGGAGCTGCCGTTGCAGTGGCACCAAGAGCTGTTTGACCATGCCAGAAATCTTGGTCTGGTTCCACTGACATCCGTTGCTGACCCATTGAGTACTGACGCTGCCCTGGAGGCAGGCGTAAAAGCCTTGAAACTGGCTTCCGAGGATCTGATCAATCTGCCGCTTCTGGAGTACGTGGCAGCCAAGGACGTTCCCTTAATCCTGTCCACGGGCATGGCTGATGAGATTGAAATCAAGGATGCCCTGGAGATCATGAAACATTATCATGCCCTGTCCAGGACGATCTTCCTGCATTGCGTTTCTCTTTACCCAACCAAGGACGGTGAAGCGAATTTACTGCGCATGCAGGCCATCCAGGAAGTGACAGGATGCATCCCCGGGTATTCCGATCATACCATCGGCCCGGAAGCATGTCTTGGGGCTGTCGCGCTTGGCGCGTGCGTTCTGGAAAAGCACTTTACCCTGGACAAGGGGTTGCCAGGGCCGGACCATGCCATGAGCGCGGACCCTAAGGAACTGATGCGGTTGGTCAGCATGATCAGACGTATTGATAACATGTTAGGTCAGAAAATCCTCCAACTATCTGAAAGAGAAGCAGAGGTTCGCAACACCTTCCGCCGATCTATCGTAGCAGCTAGGGATTTGCTGGCAGGGGAGAGGCTAAAAGCTGAAGACTTATCACTGAAGAGGCCGGGTTATGGGATGCAGCCAAGAAATCTCTCCAATATAATTGGAAAAAAAATTATGTGCAATATAAAAAAAAATGAGCGTATTGTGCTAAATTTTTTTGATGATGAATATGGTGAATAG
- the pseC gene encoding UDP-4-amino-4,6-dideoxy-N-acetyl-beta-L-altrosamine transaminase: protein MKTTDKPLLDSNILIYSINGDSPFHGKALDLLVQYTQSGFYVADINLVEFFQVVTDGRKTLHPFSTEQASEYIRKLVRIPQVNVLKTGSFHEILQDEDAHAEIRRLQIKRFAIYDYLIADCMRRHAVKLIITGNARDFRKFSFLDVIDPFTNSLTSDLGTRTSNLNYIPYARQSISEQDVASVCSVLRSDFLTQGPKVPEFEKAIAEYCNAGHAVAVNSGTSALHLACLALGLGPGDTLWTSPITFVASANCALYCGAYVDFVDIDPRTYNLCPLTLEKKLQAAKKNGKLPKVVVPVHFSGQPCDMEAIHNLSREFGFKILEDASHALGARYKNEPVGNCKYSDITVFSFHPVKNITTGEGGMAVTNDQGLAEKMALLRSHGITRDPKLFENERWQMSSVRCQTSDLDPPSFYYEQVYLGFNYRMTDIQAALGLSQLQRLDAFGARRRELAKRHDELLAGLPVITPWQHPDGVSAWHLYVVRLRAAVGKTTHRRIFDAMREQGIGVNLHYIPVHTQPWFRQLGFMPGMFPESEKYYEESITMPLFPAMPEEEQDRVVEALKAALVTEYAE from the coding sequence ATGAAAACGACTGACAAGCCATTGCTTGATTCGAATATTTTGATCTATTCGATCAATGGCGATTCTCCCTTCCACGGAAAAGCCTTGGACCTGCTGGTACAGTACACCCAGAGCGGTTTTTATGTGGCTGATATCAACCTTGTTGAGTTTTTTCAGGTCGTTACGGACGGCAGAAAGACGCTTCACCCCTTTTCCACGGAGCAGGCATCTGAATACATCAGGAAACTTGTACGCATACCGCAAGTCAACGTTCTCAAAACGGGTTCGTTTCACGAAATTCTCCAGGACGAAGATGCACATGCCGAAATCCGGCGATTACAAATCAAGCGGTTTGCAATATACGACTATCTTATAGCGGATTGCATGCGGCGGCATGCCGTCAAGCTGATTATTACCGGAAATGCAAGAGATTTCCGGAAGTTTTCTTTTCTTGATGTCATTGATCCATTCACCAACTCTCTGACTTCTGATCTCGGAACTCGGACCTCAAACCTCAATTACATCCCCTACGCCCGCCAATCCATTTCCGAGCAAGACGTGGCCTCTGTCTGCTCGGTCCTGCGTTCCGACTTCCTAACCCAGGGGCCGAAAGTTCCTGAATTCGAAAAGGCAATAGCCGAGTACTGCAATGCCGGCCATGCCGTGGCCGTGAATTCCGGGACCAGCGCCCTGCACCTAGCCTGCCTGGCTCTTGGGCTGGGTCCTGGAGACACCCTCTGGACATCGCCCATCACCTTCGTGGCTTCGGCCAATTGCGCTTTGTATTGCGGGGCGTACGTGGATTTCGTGGATATTGATCCACGAACATACAATCTCTGCCCTCTGACTCTTGAGAAGAAATTGCAGGCCGCGAAAAAAAACGGGAAGCTGCCCAAGGTTGTTGTTCCCGTGCACTTCAGCGGTCAACCCTGCGACATGGAAGCCATCCATAACCTGAGCCGAGAATTTGGCTTCAAAATCCTGGAAGACGCGTCTCATGCCTTGGGAGCCCGGTACAAGAACGAACCTGTGGGCAATTGTAAATACAGCGACATTACGGTGTTTAGCTTTCACCCGGTGAAGAACATCACCACGGGCGAAGGCGGCATGGCTGTGACCAATGATCAGGGGCTTGCGGAGAAGATGGCCTTGCTGCGAAGCCACGGCATCACTCGCGATCCTAAGCTTTTTGAAAATGAACGATGGCAGATGTCAAGCGTCCGATGTCAGACGTCCGACCTTGACCCTCCATCTTTCTATTATGAGCAGGTTTATCTGGGCTTCAATTACCGCATGACCGACATCCAGGCCGCATTGGGGTTGAGTCAGTTGCAACGACTGGATGCCTTCGGTGCCCGCAGGCGTGAACTTGCTAAAAGGCATGACGAGCTTTTGGCCGGGCTTCCTGTGATCACTCCCTGGCAGCATCCTGACGGCGTCTCGGCGTGGCACCTGTATGTGGTCCGCTTGCGGGCCGCCGTGGGAAAAACTACGCATCGTCGTATTTTCGACGCTATGCGAGAACAAGGAATCGGCGTGAACCTACACTATATTCCGGTGCATACCCAGCCATGGTTTAGGCAACTAGGGTTTATGCCTGGCATGTTTCCTGAATCTGAAAAGTATTACGAGGAGTCCATCACCATGCCCCTGTTCCCGGCCATGCCCGAGGAGGAGCAGGATCGGGTGGTGGAAGCGCTGAAGGCAGCACTGGTCACAGAATATGCGGAGTAG